A region of Theileria annulata chromosome 2, complete sequence, *** SEQUENCING IN PROGRESS *** DNA encodes the following proteins:
- a CDS encoding pre-mRNA splicing factor (PRP17 homologue), putative (chr2.C.cand.298 - pre-mrna splicing factor, WD40 domains), producing the protein MDLIGSYDSDSESDQNLSQSTVNLTNPRFKRNKSNLNTSPNFTCSNQADSDPNPYNSDINPSNTLFNLNPSSEIELLSVEQTDRKLSCKTTLYSDYHFNSNLGNNTQTNKPQNDNINTKTEIRTFQNDDSQVLSIQLGSRYNSSGIVTIPATAVNTTTVTPNTVDNIKVNNIKHEHERKADDMMYENYAVDELKYKSHSEISNYTRNGSTFCYSASFGGVSVNPSGVTEKVYFNPTAFDTDLITNNNTIISNYLVSEHKTGITGNTVNKAKRRLTQEEVSEDIFGPWIPYEEGELPVHPNTNASETDNSDKIESSKAKTTVGKGLMKCVPEKAEGLNEVITVDGKQFTQFNSLTVSTYNRKIESKYKPILLSTTAQNRSATKGAKSTEKYYIPKNEVGVLTGHSMSVYRIEFLPVTGNVLLSCGMDGFVKVWDINSQKCLRNYKGHAKGVRDVSFIENGNKFYSASFDSNVILWDTEYGKVIGVYKIEKTPYCLTPYPLDDNIFLVGGDSNKVIQMDARSGEMVLEYSEHMGCVNTITFIDNNRRIVTTADDKRVLVWDYNIPVVVKSVSSPETHTIPSVTPHPSQKFILAQSMDNQILVYETSSSRFKLFGRKRFRGHQNSGYAIKPNCSPDGRYVISGDSRGKLFFWDWKTSKQLQTFSAHKMALMDSKWHPTLSSTIATCSWDGTIKIFQ; encoded by the coding sequence ATGGATTTAATTGGTTCTTACGATTCTGATTCTGAATCGGATCAGAACTTATCGCAATCAACTGTTAATTTAACTAATCCTAGATTCAAAAGGAACAAATCTAATCTTAATACTTCTCCTAATTTTACTTGTTCAAATCAAGCGGATTCTGATCCAAATCCGTATAATTCAGACATCAATCCCAGTAATACCCTGTTTAATCTTAATCCCAGTTCGGAAATTGAATTGTTATCTGTTGAACAAACTGATAGGAAACTTTCCTGTAAGACTACTTTATACTCTGATTATCATTTCAATAGTAACTTGGGAAATAATACCCAAACAAATAAACCTCAAAATGACAACATTAATACAAAAACAGAGATAAGAACTTTTCAAAATGATGATTCTCAAGTCTTATCTATTCAATTAGGGAGTCGGTATAATTCATCTGGCATCGTCACAATTCCAGCCACTGCTGTTAATACTACCACTGTGACCCCTAATACtgttgataatattaaggTGAATAACATAAAACATGAACATGAACGGAAGGCTGATGATATGATGTATGAGAATTATGCTGTGGATGAGTTGAAGTATAAGAGCCACAGTGAGATTTCAAATTACACTAGAAATGGAAGTACATTTTGTTATTCCGCCAGTTTTGGCGGTGTAAGTGTCAATCCATCCGGAGTTACTGAGAAAGTATACTTTAATCCAACAGCATTTGACACTGATctaataacaaataataatactattatttcCAATTACTTGGTATCTGAACATAAAACGGGGATTACTGGGAATACAGTAAACAAGGCGAAAAGGAGATTAACTCAAGAAGAAGTAAGTGAAGATATATTTGGACCATGGATTCCATATGAAGAAGGTGAATTACCAGTCCATCCAAACACCAATGCAAGTGAAACTGATAATTCAGATAAAATAGAAAGTTCCAAGGCGAAAACAACAGTTGGTAAAGGATTAATGAAGTGTGTACCAGAGAAAGCCGAAGGTCTAAACGAAGTAATTACAGTTGATGGGAAACAATTTACGCAATTCAATTCACTGACAGTTTCCACATATAACCGTAAAATCGAATCCAAATACAAGCCAATACTACTGAGTACCACTGCACAAAATCGATCAGCCACTAAGGGCGCTAAATCCactgaaaaatattatataccaaAGAATGAAGTTGGTGTATTGACAGGTCATAGCATGTCTGTGTATAGGATCGAGTTCTTGCCAGTAACGGGAAATGTACTATTATCCTGTGGAATGGATGGATTTGTAAAGGTTTGGGATATCAATAGTCAGAAGTGTTTGAGGAATTATAAAGGCCATGCAAAGGGTGTGAGAGATGTCAGCTTTATAGAAAAtggtaataaattttatagtGCGAGTTTTGACTCCAATGTCATCCTCTGGGACACTGAATACGGTAAAGTTATCGGAGTATacaaaattgaaaaaacaCCGTACTGCCTAACGCCATATCCACTTGATGATAATATATTCCTAGTAGGAGGTGACAGTAACAAGGTAATTCAAATGGATGCTAGGAGTGGCGAGATGGTATTGGAATATTCTGAACACATGGGCTGTGTTAATACTATAACTTTTATAGACAATAATAGGCGAATAGTAACAACAGCTGATGATAAACGTGTGTTGGTTTGGGATTATAATATTCCAGTGGTTGTAAAATCAGTTTCAAGTCCTGAAACTCATACAATTCCATCAGTGACTCCACACCCAAGCCAGAAGTTCATCCTAGCACAGAGTATGGATAATCAGATTTTAGTATATGAAACTTCTAGTTCTAGGTTCAAACTCTTTGGTAGAAAAAGGTTCAGAGGACATCAAAACAGTGGATATGCAATTAAGCCAAATTGCTCACCAGATGGTAGATATGTAATTTCAGGTGATTCTAGGGGTAAATTGTTCTTTTGGGACTGGAAAACCTCAAAACAATTACAAACTTTTTCTGCACACAAAATGGCCTTAATGGATTCCAAATGGCATCCAACACTCTCTTCTACCATTGCCACCTGTTCCTGGGATGGTaccattaaaatttttcaataa
- a CDS encoding uncharacterized protein (chr2.cand.219 - PF00612 IQ calmodulin-binding motif) — protein MDNKTLSLLRPIEKRFHELEFEYLQNAAATYIQAVWRGSLQRRKYSIVKKNKFEEFAIILIQSSVRRILSCYSLLDTRNVKYTSCVMIQSYFRGYLVRKKYEKLLSLKLILLPILLKGSKIIGMSEQINFIKLYKDQNSVSLQMKRLISVQTNLPPGFIKVQNLARMHFIRKQFINLKNTLEKVYAVAMTKCARMEYLEKVRSAVKIQRWWRLLPKDSIPALGSGALYYINKKEKNTVTLLSNELKEFGITIYSYVCSDLRRIYLNTWAMVPLTLIKTIRLMQKSSTDLNFTQMRSIDTIKFAIGSTHSLILIQTNQGSCVYSWGWNDKGQLGRKSLYPLKSSDNDFLITNPLEFQSTHNNTNTHNNTNTHSNINPNSTNSISSVLDMELYRIYNGLEENVYIVDVVCGNDYSLALSDVGIVYSWGDNTYGQCGQGPRYLKIYQPTAIELNGVTSICSASYHSVVFSNFEFYTFGKTFGYNIFRPVPISKLVPSLVNQTLKVVKCAGTVTLFYTNELDYILNVYNTNFSIYSFKTYKLDSTEDLGNRVGDRVGNTRDRVGKTFGNKFDTIVNTLDTSDSTLNTLNTVNKWDRIRMYSFMGSIKEVSTNGKIICGIIENGTESSYEVKVYIMGYIKCVPMEKKVGTKNLFVGAFREKFENKTKPISLLNVQTDHGMNCYIPSPAEVILHRIPNQVLCDGEQVVFVTNNAIYGAKLFQIHVQNQDDYEVKDNSTVEIRPGANIRLDPVIYQFMEPFNKKNKLHTSFNSLSHSILYSD, from the exons atggataataaaacattaagTTTATTAAGACCAATAGAGAAACGTTTTCATGAATTggaatttgaatatttacAAAACGCAGCAGCTACATATATACAAGCAGTGTGGCGTGGATCTCTACAACGTAGGAAATATTCTATAGTAAAGAAGAAcaaatttgaagaatttgcaatcatattaatacaatCATCAGTTAGACGTATATTGTCATGTTATTCATTATTGGATACAagaaatgtaaaatataccAGCTGTGTGATGATACAATCGTATTTCCGTGGATACCTGGTCCGGAAAAAATATGAGAAGTTATTATCATTGAAGcttatattattaccaaTTCTACTCAAAGGTAGTAAAATCATTGGAATGAGTGAACAAATAAACTTTATAAAGTTGTATAAGGATCAGAATTCAGTATCATTGCAGATGAAAAGGTTAATATCAGTACAGACGAATTTACCACCAGGGTTCATAAAAGTACAAAATCTAGCCCGAATGCATTTTATAAGAAAACAGTTTATAAACTTAAAAAACACATTGGAAAAGGTGTATGCAGTAGCAATGACGAAATGTGCAAGAATGGAGTATTTGGAAAAGGTTCGATCAGCAGTTAAAATCCAACGTTGGTGGCGTTTATTACCAAAAGATTCTATACCAGCACTAGGTTCTGGTGCactatattatataaacaagAAAGAAAAGAATACAGTAACATTATTAAGTAATGAATTGAAAGAGTTTGGGATTACAATTTATAGTTATGTTTGTTCAGATTTAAGgagaatatatttaaatactTGGGCTATGGTACcattaacattaattaaaactaTACGACTCATGCAAAAATCATCAACTGACttaaattttacacaaATGAGATCTATAGatactattaaatttgCTATAGGTTCAACacattcattaatattaatacaaacCAATCAG gGATCTTGTGTATATAGTTGGGGTTGGAATGATAAAGGACAACTTGGAAGAAAATCATTATATCCATTAAAATCATCTGATAATGATTTCTTAATTACTAATCCACTTGAATTTCAATCTACCCATAACAATACTAATACCCATAACAATACTAATACCCATAGCAATATTAATCCCAATAGTACTAATTCCATTTCATCCGTATTGGATATGGAATtatatagaatatataatggaTTGGAagaaaatgtatatatagttGATGTGGTATGTGGAAATGATTATTCATTAGCATTGAGTGATGTTGGAATAGTGTACAGTTGGGGTGATAATACATATGGTCAATGTGGTCAAGGTCCAAGATATcttaaaatatatcaaCCTACAGCAATAGAATTGAATGGTGTCACATCAATTTGTTCTGCAAGTTATCATAGTGTTGTATTTAGTAATTTTGAATTCTATACCTTTGGGAAAACTTTTGGATATAACATTTTTAGACCTGTACCAATCAGTAAATTAGTACCAAGTCTAGTTAACCAAACTCTTAAAGTTGTTAAATGTGCTGGTACAGTCACATTATTCTATACCAATGAACTTGATTATATACTCAATGTATACAATAcaaatttttcaatatattcTTTCAAAACATATAAATTGGATAGTACAGAGGATTTGGGGAATAGAGTTGGGGATAGAGTTGGGAATACGCGGGATAGAGTTGGTAAAACATTTGGTAACAAATTTGATACAATTGTGAACACACTGGATACATCTGATAGCACATTGAATACACTGAATACAGTTAATAAATGGGATAGAATAAGAATGTATAGTTTTATGGGTAGTATAAAAGAAGTGAGTACAAATGGTAAGATAATATGTGGAATAATTGAAAATGGAACGGAATCAAGTTATGAAGTTAAAGTATATATCATGGGATATATAAAGTGTGTACCAATGGAGAAGAAAGTGGGAACAAAAAACTTATTTGTAGGAGCCTTTAGAGAAAAATTCGAAAATAAAACCAAGccaatttcattattaaatgtaCAGACAGATCATGGAATGAATTGTTATATACCATCACCAGCTGAAGTTATATTACACAGAATACCAAACCAAGTATTGTGTGATGGAGAACAGGTAGTTTTTGTGACAAATAACGCAATTTACGGTGCTAAACTTTTCCAAATACATGTACAAAATCAAGATGACTATGAAGTTAAAGATAACTCGACAGTTGAAATTAGACCTGGAGCTAACATAAGACTTGATCCGGTAATATACCAGTTCATGGAaccatttaataaaaaaaataaactacACACCTCATTCAACTCATTGTCACACTCCATCCTATACTCTgactaa
- a CDS encoding uncharacterized protein (chr2.C.cand.299 - hypothetical protein) produces the protein MVGIGRKKFFSKKNCTNIHDVYANALKLTKSNTIPQDSTNSTNKLDELDDKLDELDAKLDESDVKLDENELEVRMYLWYFNQCDNKRCTGKKLVRSGLVKELPMTQRFSGIILTPLANTLFSLNDAETVKNKGIAVIDCSWNKINQTPLNSFQTKYNNLMVGNSRILPFLVAGNPTHFGKPFELSCAEALASALYISNMRSNAMEVLSVFNWGPTFIQLNQEAFDLYSSKGFTSEDMVKIQEQYLNEQQAKSNQQKSINSIDYQNITDNIT, from the exons ATGGTTGGAATTGGAAggaaaaaattttttagtaAAAAAAACTGTACGAATATTCATGACGTTTATGCCAACGCATTGAAATTGACAAAATCAAATACAATTCCACAAGATTCCACAAATTCAACCAACAAATTGGATGAATTAGATGATAAATTAGATGAATTAGATGCTAAATTAGATGAATCAGATGTTAAATTGGATGAGAATGAGTTAGAGGTTCGAATGTATTTATGGTATTTTAATCAATGTGATAATAAGCGTTGTACTGGTAAAAAATTGGTAAGGAGTGGTTTGGTGAAGGAATTACCAATGACACAAAGGTTCTCAGGCATAATTTTGACACCATTAGCAAACACATTATTCTCATTAAATGATGCAGAAACTGTTAAAAACAAAGGAATTGCTGTTATCGATTGTTCATGGAATAAGATAAATCAAACTCCACTTAACTCTTTTCAGACAA aatataataatttaatggTAGGGAATAGTAGAATATTACCATTTTTGGTGGCTGGGAATCCAACACATTTTGGAAAACCATTTGAATTATCATGTGCAGAAGCCTTAGCTTCAGCTCTTTATATCTCAA ATATGAGAAGTAATGCAATGGAAGTATTATCGGTATTTAATTGGGGACCGACATTTATACAGTTGAATCAGGAAGCATttgatttatattcatCCAAAGGTTTCACAAGTGAAGATATGGTCAAGATACAGGaacaatatttaaatgaacAACAAGCTAAATCTAATCAACAAAAATCAATCAATTCAATTGATTATCAAAATATCACTGATAATATAacttaa
- a CDS encoding uncharacterized protein (chr2.cand.219 - PF00612 IQ calmodulin-binding motif), translating into MDCKLSSSYKIIPTRLFQTSSFSDVTVEKPITKPISNSNTRCVLSKNLEDLLYVDDLNDEEVIVCLLRRFFRQKYFTYFGKVLFFLQPDRDILTNSSQFLYSDLHNQCHLYSFLKQIFAEFISSDGVCIFFHGDSNDQLHTMNKSLIFLLKLANIQGFQGAEELNVRINDVMRLLEYWTSDSTNLMTSYKINFVGNCVESVNFIPNFATDFSSLSGHVNMKLPSIFYGLIYSILKGKNLHWITYTLPLQLVKELLNSIPHILDPIQHINNFSHMMNIMMKIGFMVDELREMNKVLLSILIFNYMSRVNLRVGNTRVGNLMELLDLVCNLLEIGIMKESNTNLKSNDIIFKAEIKKSTPEQFYNIPTALFLRLKHLIYTKINQFLIYQTVEPDKNSTKNSNRNGIVDGVGTNSTKNSNTKSTNDSSTKNSNTRYDSSTLNTNNDENINEYQLRSIIMYNNCIMDQSYQRDHSNQSGQPNQSDQSDDLNKFIINISEEMLLNKFYKVVEKKFGYPIDSEIVQRNKLLVNNLTGQMGLLTQITSQSIKLYNEQKLSNEPIEYNEQKYNEQKYNEPIEYNTKEYNMKKIIEMESKLYILNPIIKLLKYSKNSILKSLLFTNNSLHRFVGNLTFLLSYYSYINSEEYHWYFISCTTKQQHINRDIQQDIGQNIEKLEFDKCVNKLYNFYTNHIPILEICNMERNNNKVKYDLEQYTRYNYSLLYKFTNVKLHKTLKQLTNEQIVKLLFKSLNINENMYEIDKNIITIRMTIQIRILTLIEEYNTSHKKVIVIQNWYKTRKYISLKRQLINNFIRIQSLIRMKLINKTIKLQNQAKIITNQFISMII; encoded by the exons ATGGATTGTAAATTGA GTTCTtcttataaaataataccAACAAGACTATTCCAAACTTCTTCATTCTCTGATGTAACTGTAGAGAAACCAATAACTAAACCAATATCCAATTCTAATACACG ATGTGTATTAAGTAAGAATTTGGAAGATTTATTATATGTTGATGATCTGAATGATGAAGAGGTTATAGTGTGTCTTTTACGTAGATTTTTCCGTCAAAAGTACTTTACGTACTTTGGAAAAGTTTTATTCTTTCTTCAACCGGATCGTGAcatattaacaaattcatcacaatttttatattcagATCTTCATAATCAATGTCATCTATactcatttttaaaacaaatttttgCTGAATTTATCAGTTCAGATGGAGTTTGTATATTTTTCCATGGTGACAGTAATGATCAATTACATACAATGAATAAATCACTTATATTCCTATTAAAACTTGCCAATATACAAGGATTTCAa gGTGCTGAAGAATTAAATGTGAGAATAAATGATGTAATGAGATTATTGGAATATTGGACAAGTGATTCTACAAATTTGATGACAAGTTATAAGATAAATTTCGTTGGAAATTGTGTCGAGTCAGTGAATTTCATCCCGAATTTCGCAACAGATTTTTCAAG tcTAAGTGGACATGTAAATATGAAGTTACCTTCAATTTTCTATGGATTGATTTATTCCATTCTAAAGGGTAAAAATTTACATTGGATCACATATACATTACCATTACAACTTGttaaagaattattaaactcAATTCCACATATTCTTGATCCAATACaacatattaataatttctcCCAC atGATGAATATAATGATGAAGATTGGATTTATGGTAGATGAATTAAGAGAAATGAATAaagtattattatcaatattaatatttaattacaTGTCAAGAGTTAATTTAAGAGTTGGTAATACAAGAGTTGGTAATTTGATGGAATTATTGGATTTGGtttgtaatttattggAAATTGGAATAATGAAAGAATCTAATACAAATCTCAAGTcaaatgatataattttcaaGGCTGAAATTAAGAAATCAACTCCagaacaattttataatataccAACAGCACTTTTTTTACGACTtaaacatttaatttatactaaaattaatcaatttcTCATCTATCAAACTGTAGAGCCCGATAAGAACAGTACTAAGAATAGTAATAGGAATGGTATTGTAGATGGTGTTggtactaatagtactaagaATAGTAATACTAAGAGTACTAATGACTCTAGTACTAAGAACTCTAATACCCGTTATGACTCTAGTACTTTGAATACTAATAATGATGAGAATATAAATGAGTATCAATTAAGaagtataataatgtataataattgtattatgGATCAATCTTATCAACGGGATCATTCCAATCAATCTGGTCAACCTAATCAATCCGATCAATCGGAtgatttgaataaatttattattaatatatcGGAAGAAATGTTATTGAATAAGTTTTATAAAGTTGTAGAAAAGAAATTTGGATATCCAATTGATTCTGAAATTGTAcaaagaaataaattacttgTAAATAATCTAACAGGACAGATGGGATTATTAACACAAATCACATCACAATccattaaattatataatgaacaaaaattatctaatgaaccaatagaatataatgaacaaaaatataatgaacaaaaatataatgaaccaatagaatataatacaa aagaatataatatgaAAAAGATAATAGAAATGGAATcgaaattatatatactgaATCCAA taataaaactattgaaatattctaaaaattCCATATTAAAATCgttattatttacaaataattcattacaTCGTTTTGTTGgtaatttaacatttctACTTTCATATTATTCTTATATCAATTCTGAg gaATATCATTGGTATTTTATTTCGTGTACAACCAAACAACAACATATAAATCGGGATATACAACAAGATATAGGACAGAATATAGAgaaatta gaatttgataaatgtgtaaataaattatacaatttctATACTAATCATATACCAATACTA gaaatatgtaatatggaaagaaataataataaagtgAAATATGATTTGGAACAATATACAagatataattattcattattatataaatttacaaatgttaaattacataaaacattaaaacaattaacaaatgaacaaattgttaaattattatttaaatcattaaatataaatgaaaatatgtatgaaattgataagaatataataacaataaGAATGACAATACAAATCAgaatattaacattaattgaagaatataatacaaGTCATAAGAAAGTAATTGTAATACAAAATTGGTATAAAAcaagaaaatatatttcattaaaaagacaattgataaataattttatacgAATACAATCATTAATTCGaatgaaattaatcaataaaacaataaaacTACAAAATCAAGCCAAAATTATTACCAATCAATTCATCAGTATGATTATCTAA
- a CDS encoding uncharacterized protein (chr2.cand.220 - hypothetical protein), producing MDDKLYKLNYLEAEKLRRKILSEYGLESHELPHAKYKNKCNFVIIDKKVNKSYKNWEDYEKVGKPAPNKCYYCNIKYSGVMSLVSMSESIMLVMESMRNCILEDQLVLAPITHVMNTLFLDEIAYTELRNYQKTLVYMFQQVNKFVVFSEISTTRNNSKNRPNLQSRYESQNRVDIQNRSELHHCRIECYGLDKRYYEDVKCYFSKAIDEIGSNWSENKRLEVTGKTGVRGLIPQGFDYIHVDFSLTGEAMAKVIDNPSTVKNSFSRDLIASVLNLDQLERKFTHTQEYTQAIDDIRKQYKSYDWTN from the coding sequence atggatgataaattgtataaattgaattatttagaGGCGGAAAAGTTGAGAAGGAAGATTCTATCAGAGTACGGGCTGGAATCACATGAGTTACCACATGCtaagtataaaaataagtGTAATTTCGtaattattgataaaaaGGTGAATAAATCATATAAAAATTGGGAAGATTATGAAAAGGTTGGTAAACCAGCACCTAACAAGTGTTACTACTGTAATATCAAGTACAGTGGAGTAATGAGTTTGGTTTCAATGTCAGAATCAATAATGCTAGTGATGGAGAGTATGAGGAATTGTATACTTGAAGATCAGCTGGTATTGGCTCCAATCACTCATGTGATGAACACTCTTTTTCTGGATGAAATCGCATACACTGAGCTCAGAAATTACCAAAAAACACTCGTTTATATGTTCCAACAAGTGAATAAGTTTGTAGTTTTCTCAGAAATATCAACTACACGGAATAATTCAAAGAATAGACCCAATTTACAAAGTAGATACGAGTCACAAAATAGAGTCGACATACAAAATAGATCAGAGTTACACCATTGTAGAATAGAATGTTATGGATTAGATAAAAGATATTATGAAGAtgtaaaatgttatttttcAAAGGCAATTGATGAAATAGGATCAAATTGGAGTGAAAATAAACGGTTGGAAGTTACTGGTAAAACAGGTGTTAGGGGTTTAATACCTCAGGGATTCGACTACATTCATGTTGATTTCTCATTAACAGGTGAAGCAATGGCTAAAGTAATTGATAATCCCAGCACTGTAAAGAATAGTTTCTCAAGAGATTTAATCGCATCAGTTCTTAATTTAGATCAACTAGAACGTAAATTCACACATACTCAAGAATATACCCAAGCCATTGATGATATAAGAAAACAATATAAATCATATGATTGgactaattaa
- a CDS encoding SfiI-subtelomeric fragment related protein family member, putative (chr2.C.cand.300 - hypothetical protein): protein MVRKERYHKAKVDNNKPILHCRYGKNKPWVDITHTRFDVEKLKFIDTNDKEHKYSSCKSELVGLIFKIFLSFLCKQILYDNVVVWTFKYYFWSGHPLRLDLDLVENLFYLNFHNNHKVQMYFIPKLESPVNGGDEKPNLPENWCNNLNINEKNRKILVVVFNDKNVDEIFYDVHKVWDRQPEENYPLKYISNEETMEFVVIFEHNFIVNKLFNGKFITESQEINNELRNVINSLEITNTLE from the coding sequence ATGGTGAGGAAAGAGAGATATCATAAGGCCAAAgtggataataataaaccTATACTGCATTGTAGATATGGAAAGAATAAACCATGGGTGGATATTACACACACCAGATTTGACGTAGAAAAACTCAAATTTATCGATACAAATGATAAGGAACATAAATATTCGAGTTGTAAATCAGAACTAGTTGGTcttattttcaaaatattcCTCAGTTTCCTTTGTAAACAAATTCTGTATGACAATGTGGTTGTTTGGACTTTCAAATACTATTTTTGGTCAGGACATCCATTAAGACTTGATTTAGACCTtgtagaaaatttattttacctCAATTTCCATAATAACCACAAGGTGCAGATGTACTTTATACCGAAACTAGAGTCACCAGTTAATGGTGGTGATGAAAAACCTAATCTTCCCGAGAACTGGTGCAATAATCTAAATATCAATGAAAAGAACCGTAAAATACTGGTAGTGGTGTTCAACGATAAGAATGTAGACGAGATATTCTACGATGTACACAAAGTTTGGGATCGTCAGCCTGAGGAAAATTACCcgttaaaatatatttcaaatgAGGAGACGATGGAATTTGTGGTAATTTTCGAACACAATTTCattgtaaataaattattcaacggtaaatttattaccGAATCACAAGAAATTAACAATGAACTCAGAAATGTAATTAATTCACTAGAAATCACCAATACACTTGAATAA